In Papaver somniferum cultivar HN1 chromosome 1, ASM357369v1, whole genome shotgun sequence, a genomic segment contains:
- the LOC113294713 gene encoding tubulin beta-3 chain, with the protein MREILHIQGGQCGNQIGAKFWEVICDEHGIDPIGKYKGDSDLQLERINVYFNEASGGRYVPRAVLMDLEPGTMDSLRSSPFGQIFRPDNFVFGQSGAGNNWAKGHHTEGAELIDSVLDVVRKEAENCDCLQGFQVCHSLGGGTGSGMGTLLISKIREEYPDRMMLTFSVFPSPKVSDTVVEPYNATLSVHQLVENADECMVLDNEALYDICFRTLKLATPTFGDLNHLISATMSGVTCCLRFPGQLNSDLRKLAVNLIPFPRLHFFMVGFAPLTSRGSQQYQALSVPELTQQIWDSKNMMCAADPRHGRYLTASAMFRGKMSTKEVDEQMINVQNKNSSYFVEWIPNNVKSSVCDIPPIGLKMSSTFVGNSTSIQEMFRRVSEQFTAMFRRKAFLHWYTGEGMDEMEFTEAESNMNDLVAEYQQYQDATADDEEEYEDEEEEEVAS; encoded by the exons atgagaGAAATCCTACATATCCAAGGTGGTCAATGTGGAAATCAAATAGGAGCAAAATTCTGGGAAGTAATATGTGATGAACATGGAATTGATCCAATTGGAAAGTACAAAGGTGATTCAGATCTTCAACTCGAAAGAATAAATGTatattttaatgaagcaagtggtGGACGTTATGTACCTCGTGCTGTATTAATGGATTTAGAACCAGGAACTATGGATTCACTTCGATCTAGTCCTTTTGGTCAGATTTTTAGACCTGATAATTTTGTATTTGGTCAATCCGGTGCTGGTAATAATTGGGCTAAAGGTCATCATACTGAAGGTGCTGAACTTATTGATTCTGTTCTTGATGTTGTTAGAAAAGAAGCGGAGAACTGTGATTGCTTACAAG GATTCCAAGTATGCCATTCTCTCGGTGGCGGAACTGGATCTGGTATGGGTACACTTCTCATCTCCAAAATCAGGGAGGAATACCCAGATCGCATGATGCTAACATTCTCAGTCTTCCCCTCTCCAAAGGTGTCTGACACTGTTGTAGAGCCTTACAATGCAACTCTCTCTGTTCATCAGCTTGTTGAGAATGCTGACGAATGCATGGTTCTTGACAATGAGGCCCTGTATGACATATGCTTCCGCACACTCAAGCTTGCTACTCCTACCT TTGGTGACCTGAATCATCTCATCTCGGCCACCATGAGTGGTGTTACATGCTGCCTCCGGTTCCCTGGACAACTAAACTCCGACTTAAGAAAGCTAGCGGTGAATCTGATTCCATTTCCCCGTCTCCATTTCTTCATGGTTGGATTTGCTCCATTAACATCTAGAGGCTCCCAGCAGTACCAAGCTCTATCTGTTCCTGAGCTCACTCAACAGATATGGGACTCAAAGAACATGATGTGCGCTGCTGACCCTCGACATGGTCGTTATCTAACTGCTTCAGCCATGTTCCGTGGTAAGATGAGCACTAAAGAGGTTGATGAACAAATGATTAATGTCCAGAACAAAAACTCCTCATATTTCGTTGAATGGATACCCAACAACGTGAAATCCAGTGTATGTGATATTCCACCAATAGGTCTGAAGATGTCATCAACATTTGTTGGTAACTCCACGTCGATCCAGGAGATGTTCCGGAGAGTTAGTGAGCAATTCACAGCCATGTTTAGGAGGAAGGCTTTCTTGCATTGGTACACTGGTGAGGGAATGGATGAGATGGAGTTCACAGAAGCAGAAAGTAACATGAACGATTTGGTTGCAGAATATCAGCAATACCAAGATGCAActgctgacgatgaagaagaatacgaagatgaagaagaagaagaggttgcTTCCTGA
- the LOC113294705 gene encoding uncharacterized protein LOC113294705: MPLPWKKSKIGQVSQFISDLKSSSSKHGGSSLVVETGFPTSLVDLMIKSRDRLKKPSKKNKKLYVNSSDSVIPSPSPPPPPPPSLNSTMLMAPASPSSIKTLIRNHISSSSSCNDDENIDEIISTTTQPRKKTFLFMFKLLLILSLGFGTKKIALLVTITAFVLMLVEICGKSLISILKPCQDVKDNLNSVVESVLNSVQPELDDETDFLKNKKNDSDIDSSLIEQKEIIVDENLGLIEVENGDQNCTENVNSAKSERGALIIAENEANIKEEIKIELDFDSLRCGCRWGFSESDQKKKLVMKDDLELIEDSNAKGLKKKTSVKFNSKMLKKCFVPMLRGSKKKKKKKIIKESYLDCRREFISTSVIEDDEILKNRLDYQENADELEDDDGDEQEVEEDGGLADEVTSGYFSQIELEAELKPIDVSTRITTTWNSLLMIPLLVIIILIGLTGGRLIALVATIIWCLIITLKTRIAKKNQ; encoded by the coding sequence atgCCTCTTCCGTGGAAGAAATCAAAGATCGGTCAAGTTTCACAATTCATTTCAGATCTTAAATCATCATCATCCAAACATGGTGGATCATCTCTTGTTGTTGAAACAGGTTTCCCAACTTCTTTAGTAGATTTAATGATCAAAAGTCGAGATCGGTTAAAAAAACcttcaaagaaaaacaaaaaattgtatGTTAATTCTTCTGATTCTGTTattccttctccttctcctcctcctcctcctcctccttcatTGAATTCAACTATGTTAATGGCTCCTGCGTCTCCTTCTAGTATTAAGACCCTAATTAGGAaccatatttcttcttcttcttcctgtaaTGATGATGAAAACATTGACGAGATCATTTCTACTACCACTCAACCAAGGAAAAAGACTTTTTTGTTTATGTTCAAGTTATTATTGATCTTAAGTCTAGGGTTTGGAACAAAGAAGATTGCGTTGCTGGTTACAATTACAGCTTTCGTTCTAATGTTAGTTGAAATATGTGGTAAGAGTTTGATTTCTATCTTGAAACCATGTCAAGATGTAAAGGATAATTTAAATTCTGTTGTCGAGAGTGTTTTAAATTCTGTGCAACCAGAATTAGACGATGAAACTGATtttttgaagaacaagaagaatgaTAGCGATATTGATAGTAGTTTAATTGAGCAAAAAGAGATTATAGTTGATGAGAATTTGGGTTTAATTGAAGTGGAAAATGGGGATCAAAATTGCACTGAGAATGTGAATAGTGCTAAGAGTGAAAGGGGAGCGCTGATAATTGCTGAAAATGAAGCTAATATAAAGGAAGAAATTAAGATTGAACTTGACTTTGATTCCCTTCGTTGTGGGTGTAGATGGGGTTTTTCAGAATCagatcaaaagaaaaaattggtaATGAAGGATGATTTAGAGCTAATTGAAGATTCAAATGCCAAAGGTTTGAAGAAAAAGACTAGTGTTAAATTCAATTCAAAGATGTTAAAGAAATGTTTTGTACCAATGCTTAGAGgatcaaagaaaaagaagaagaagaaaatcattaaGGAGAGCTATTTGGACTGCAGGAGGGAATTTATATCAACTTCAGTGATTGAAGATGACGAAATATTAAAAAATAGATTGGATTACCAGGAAAATGCAGATGAATTGGAAGATGATGACGGTgatgaacaagaagtagaagaagatggTGGATTAGCAGATGAAGTCACTTCTGGGTATTTTTCGCAGATTGAATTGGAAGCAGAATTGAAACCAATTGATGTAAGCACAAGGATCACAACAACTTGGAATTCCCTACTGATGATACCTTTACTTGTCATTATTATTCTGATTGGACTCACCGGAGGTCGGCTCATTGCACTTGTAGCTACCATAATTTGGTGTCTAATAATAACACTGAAAACGCGAATTGCCAAGAAAAACCAGTAG